GAGATCGAATCCATCGCCAAGGCGATCGCCGAGGCAGAGTCTGAGGCACAGCAGGTGCAGCAGGAACAGTTCCAGGAAGCCCCCGGAAAGATGATCCTCAACCAGCTGTCGCAGTTCACCGACGGTGTGCGCAACACCCTGGAGTTTCCGTCGCGCCTGCTTCCTCGGACGCCGCAGCTGCCGGGTGGAACGACCACGCTGCCGATCGGCGCCCGTCAGTACACCGTCGGCTTCGTCGACGATCTGTGGCACGCACGCCCCACCGAGGAACGGCCGTACCCGGTGGTGCTGTTGCATGGAACGATCTCCTCGAAGAATGCGTGGCAGAACCTCGTCGTCTCCCTCCGGGACAAAGGGTGGGTGGTGTTCGCCCCGGACTACGGCATCCACGGCACGCAGGACGTCCTGACTTCGGCGCGGGACATTGCCGCCTACCTTGACCAGGTGCTCGCTGCCACCGGGGCAGAGAAAATCGACATCGTGGGGCACTCCCAGGGCGGACTGCTCGCGCGGTACTGGATCAATGAGATGGGTGGCGCGGACAAGGTCCATCACCTGGTCTCACTGTCCGCCCCGCACCATGGGACGACGGTCCGGGGGCTGCTCGCGTCAGTGATCACGGCCAGCGAGACGACAGTGCGCGTGGCGGAGGCGGTCGTCAGCAAGATGATGGGTCCGGCCGGCATGCAGCAGGTCGTGGGGTCCCCCCTGATCGAGACGATGACGACCGGGCCTGAGACCCGACCAGGCATCCGGTATTCCTGCCTGGCGACGCGCAATGACACTACCGTCGTCCCGTTCGAGACCACGTTCCTGGAGCCGGATTCGGGGGACGGCCCCGGTGGCCCGGCACGGGTGTGGAACG
The genomic region above belongs to Corynebacterium glyciniphilum AJ 3170 and contains:
- a CDS encoding esterase/lipase family protein, whose amino-acid sequence is MEQEIESIAKAIAEAESEAQQVQQEQFQEAPGKMILNQLSQFTDGVRNTLEFPSRLLPRTPQLPGGTTTLPIGARQYTVGFVDDLWHARPTEERPYPVVLLHGTISSKNAWQNLVVSLRDKGWVVFAPDYGIHGTQDVLTSARDIAAYLDQVLAATGAEKIDIVGHSQGGLLARYWINEMGGADKVHHLVSLSAPHHGTTVRGLLASVITASETTVRVAEAVVSKMMGPAGMQQVVGSPLIETMTTGPETRPGIRYSCLATRNDTTVVPFETTFLEPDSGDGPGGPARVWNAFLQDHGVSRVRHDEMPAHPEVQDLVVKILEEGLRD